One window from the genome of Hydra vulgaris chromosome 02, alternate assembly HydraT2T_AEP encodes:
- the LOC136076371 gene encoding G-protein-signaling modulator 2-like has translation MVVPSTSHKSRVSAVIPAYCCYMASNGAICRTIDISNASCMELALQGEQYCKNGDCRDGVEYFETANKVGTEDLKTLSAVYSQLGNTYFYLKEYEKALEYPKHDLTLARTLGDGVGEAKAREI, from the exons ATGGTGGTTCCATCTACAAGTCACAAAA gtAGAGTATCTGCTGTTATACCTGCCTATTGCTGTT ATATGGCATCAAATGGAGCTATATGCAGAACAATTGATATATCAAATGCATCATGTATGGAATTAGCTCTGCAAGGTGAACAGTATTGTAAAAATGGGGACTGCAGAGATGGTGTTGAGTACTTTGAAACAGCAAATAAAGTTGGTACTGAAGATCTAAAAACATTAAGTGCTGTTTACAGCCAATTAGGAAAtacctatttttatttaaaagaatacgAGAAAGCTCTTGAATATCCCAAACATGATCTCACATTAGCAAGGACTTTAGGTGACGGAGTTGGTGAAGCAAAAGCCAGGGAAATTTAg